The nucleotide sequence TTAGAACTTTTATAGGGTCCGTAATTCTGCGCTTTATATTTTTACTGGGCCCAGAGTCAACTCTTTGCTTGCTGGGAGTAGTCACGGTATGTAAAACTGACAACATATGCAGACAAATCTCTTTTAAATGACTTCTACCCAAACAGGTCACTCTTAAAAGCGTTCACATAGTGAGCATAATGGGCAACAAGGGCACCCTGGAGAAGCAACTTATCAAAATCATAACTGACTTTCAGTTACTGTACCACTGCATTTATATAGCATTTTGTTTTTGCGGCCTGATCTTCCATCCCTTCTTCTACTCATTGCTGGtaagttaaaaataaaatccatCTAAAGGGAATATATTCCGAAGATACATGGTTTTGCAGCTCTTTGATGTGGTATATCGTGAGGAGACCCTGGTCAATGTAATTCGATCCGTGACACGCAATGGACGCTCCATTGTCTTGACCGCTGTGCTGGCTCTGATCCTGGTCTACTTGTTCTCCATCATTGGCTACATGTTTTTCAAGGATGACTTTCTGGTCAGCGTGGACTTCGAGGAGCAGGACAATGCGTCGCCTCCGGCCGTTCCCTTGACTATATCAGTGCCAGTATCAAAAGATGCGTGTGCTGCGCCAGACGAACTGGGCAACTGTCCGGCCGCGAAAGATGTGGCACCACCGAATGCTGGTGGCGGGGAGGTGAAGGAGCGGTCCTGCGACTCGCTTGTCATGTGCATCGTGACCACGCTTAACCAAGGCTTACGAAATGGCGGCGGCATTGGCGATATACTCAGGGCGCCTTCAAGCAAGGTACCATTTATCCATCAATCTCAAACTGTACcactaatatttattttttcaggAGGGTTTGTTCGTGGCTCGTGTAATTTACGACCTACTTTTCTTCTTCATTGTCATTATTATTGTCCTGAACCTCATTTTTGGTGTCATCATCGATACATTCGCTGATCTGAGATCGGAAAAGCAGCAGAAAGAGGCCATCCTGAAAACAACCTGCTTCATCTGCTCACTCAATCGATCTGCATTCGACAACAAGACGGTCAGCTTCGAGGAGCACATCAAGAGTGAGCACAACATGTGGCACTACCTGTACTTCATCGTCCTTGTGAAAGTCAAGGATCCCACTGAGTTCACTGGCCCCGAAAGCTATGTGTATGCGATGGTGAAGGCCGGCATCCTAGAGTGGTTCCCCCGCCTGCGCGCCATGTCGCTGGCCGCTGTGGATGCGGATGGGGAGCAGATTGAGCTGCGTAGCATGCAGGCACAGCTTCTAGACACGCAGCTGCTCATAAAGAACCTCTCCACCCAACTACACGAACTTAAGGATCACATGACAGAGCAGCGGAAACAGAAGCAGCGGTTGGGATTGCTCAACACAACGGCACACAGCCTCCTGCCGTTCCAGTGAGGCTGCTAGGAATAGAATAGGATACTAAATAGTTGTGGCACTTCATTTTGGTTAACATTCCCTGTGCACCAGCATAAATGTGAACCCCTAAGTATTGGCACCACTCGCCATAAAACCCTTTCGTAACTCATTCTCAATGTATTCACTGCGTGGGTGAACAAGATCGTACGTAAACAAAATCATAAATCTCCAAGAACGGTTGAAAATCCCgagtaaataccaaaaatCTTTCTGTATTAGATTCGAATTCCAAAACAACACATACCACATTTGCTCAAATAATACCCCGCGGGATTAAATTCTACAATTTTAACCAATTGAGTACATTAATAAGTAGTAAACTCACTCAGAGAACTTAGGGCTGTTAACATGTTAGTTAGTGGGCGTGTTAAGCATTTTTCACAACCTAAAAGTTTTCACCCTACCTCTCCTCGATGACTTTGTAATACCTGAAGCTAGAATATAGACCTATGTAGTTAACATAAAAATGTTCGCAGAGCGACCTCAatataattttctaaaatgttTTACGCTgtcttattttaaatatattattttattgttaatACTGTATGAATATATTTTCATAAGTTTTACTGCAAGCAGATCTCTGCTTGAAAAAGAAAACTTATTATTGTGATTATCCTTTTTATAAATTGATTCCGTTTTTAATTCCGAATGGTTTACTTAGTGCTCGAAACGAGTTGTGTTGGTTAAATTCATTCTAAGCTAACAGTTAGACTATACATCCTAAGCGAAACTACACTATGTTTAAGTGGAACTTTATATCTTTACATGTAAAAGGAAATatatcttttaaataaatactatCAAATTCACAtgttgtatatttatttttatcccTTGGCGTGAAAGTGATAACCATTTTAATAAAAGCACAATATCTGGATTATTTTCAgccaacatttttttattacataTTAAACTACAATTGCGCAAGCTACTTTAAAAGTATAGTAAGtttgacattttattttttaatttctgcAATTAACTCTACTTAAAAAGTAGCTCGCGCACATTCATTCATAATTTATTGTTACATTTTTCTTTAATATTAAGAAAACATTTTACATAAAATTGTTCAATGCATTTTCATGAGATTTCCCGTTCTCGGTTTTTCCTTTGTTTAATTTGTATAACtacatatttatgtaaatgtttgtatatttgtatgtaaAGATTCATTCCATTGATGGTGTTTGCATTTCGagattaaaataataataagtttACAAAATCAGTGGAACGGCTTAAACATAACACTGGAAGCTGCTGAAGCGATATAAGAAGTTGAATTGTTAGTGAGCAGTGCGCGGATTAAAGAACATAATACTTCGGTTTGTGGCAGTtcaacatattttttaaataattctgTATGAGAAATACTTGGAGGGCATATTGCTCTGGGGATGGAGTCGAATTGGAATTGAGCTTAGTAGCTGGTTTGGAAAGAGTTAGATACAAAGGCATCAACAGTTTATGTACGATTATGTGATCTAaatatgtatacatatataaatgtaaaaatgttttatactttgtcctattttatttttgtaaaagtTCTGTACGCTGCCATTGTTTAGTGCTGTTATCCATGATTTCGATTCGTGATTCTTATAACACCGCTGCGATTCAATAAGTTTTTCTCactttaattaatattttgcaTTTCGTATTTTGGAAGAAAAAGTACTGGAGTAGATAAAACATTAGTATTTTGAAAGTTTTAgtgtatataaataaattagttatTAATCAACAATATTTGTTTAACTGCTCATGGTACAATTCGTGgcatatttataatataatgtTTTTCCTTAAATGTGTTTAACTTAAATATTGATTGTTGGTTAGGTACAAAGAAAAATCTCATGGCTTATATTGTATACCTAATCAATAAGTATTTTTTGAATCGGCTTTTAGGCCAAAAATCAGAATAAACTAAACACTGATGTAAAATTGTCATGAAGCTGCGTTTAGTATATTCCTATAAATTGCATAAGAAATCGAATTGGATTGCTGCATAAAATTTGCTTGCGACTAGATTGAAGTTTGTTGCTCTTCGACTTGCTTATGCGGTGTAGCTATCGAATCATATATGTATATCATATACGCGTATGTAAATATAGTTAGATGGATAAATTTGTTCTTATTACACTTTAACTAGCGCGGCTGCCTTGAGAAGGGAAGAATGATTCAAAAATTTACGATTGTTCCCTGGTTGCCAATTAGTGTGGTATTTCATTCGCAAATGTACCACTCACAGACAGTTTTGAATTTGACTTCATGTTTTTGCATTGAATCAAACTATTTTTGAACAATCGGTTCCCTCCCAAAACATCGCGTATCTACGACCATATTCGAGATTTCATTCGATAAAACGGGTTACGCATTCTTTTCTTAAAAGCGAGCAGCCACGAATAATTCTACATGTGTTGATAGGTTAATATATACTTATGTGCCCAAACCACTGAAAGCCTGTTAGACAGTTGTGCCGTAGGCGTTATTAAAAACGGCTCGAGAACTATCCGTGTCTAGCGATATATCTTCGGGACTGGCCAAGTCCACGCGCACATTCGAATTAGTTCGACGTCGGGCAGTTTGCGCAGCGCCCCAGTTGCTGAGAGTCCAATGGAAACCAGAGGAGCTGGCAGCCGgttcggcgtccaccttgacctGCGTGCATACCTGCATAATAAATGGGAGATTTAGACAACTGCTTACAATCAGGCTTAATTCTGAAAATTTGAATACCCTAATCAATTATCGGTCAATAGTAGGAAGCATTTAGTATACACTCTTATTTCTTTTTACATTTAAAGATTCTACAGATTAAGTACCCAAAGATAAGCCCCGATAGATGGATTTTTAAGCATCAAGAAAGAAAAACGTAATGCAATCGTAGTTTGGTACTCAACTCACCTCACGGTTTCCGCAGGGTAATGTTTCTGTGCCGTTGCCCAAGGCAGAGCCCGACACAGATCCTGAGCCGGAGTCACGGGTGCTGCcaatgctgctgctgctggccagCGAGTCATTGCTTGATTCAATAACCGCTCCTCGGTACCGCGCTACGGCCTGAACAGCCTCAATCAAGACGAAGAATAGTTGTATCAATTGAGATCTTTTAGCATGGCATCATAGGAACTTACCATGGCATCCCCGCCTTGACAGTCTTCGATCGATTTGAGGATTTCCCAAACCAGCTCCGAGTCTAAGGGGATCGGCTGCTCGGTGTCACGATTGTAAATAGCAATAGCAATGTGAACGGGATGGGGCACGGGCAGCGGAATAAGCAGTTTTTCCGTCACGCTCTTCTCCCCGCATTTCTGCTTCCACGGTCGCCAGACCTTCTGGGCGTCTTGTGGTGTCTTCGGCACATGCTGGGCACGGTGCGCACGAACCCTCGGTGTGGTCAGTCCCACTGACATATCCCTGTTAAAAACTTTATAAGCATCTCTCGATCCAATTATTTTTCATACGTTTTTACCTCTTCTCGGGCTTGCGGAAGGTGAGCGTTATGCGAGAGCGTGGGTTAAATGCGGTGACCTCTAGGAAGGGCAGATGCACCTGGACGTTTCCCCGCGGCGCGTACACGTTGCCGAGCAGATCCAGGCCTTTGGAGCCAATCACATCGTTTGCATTCTTCACCATCTCGGTATAACGCATCAGATCGAGCGAGGCATGTGGTTCTAGTTTAAAATGTGTATCATGTTCAGTCAATGGCGTTAGAAAATCTAAACTAAATATGTCGGTGTATATAAGACCAGCCAGTCCAGGCCAGTCGTTAACCGTGAGACCCTATACAAAAATAAACCaatttattattgttgttcAAATGTTTTGGTGATATCTTTTTACCTTATTATCCCAGAATTCTTCTTCGCTAATCGACAGTCTGCCGATGACATGTGACGGATAATACTTCTCTAAAATATGGGCGGCCAGTTGTATAGCGATCtaattcaaaaacaattaatgcgatgcaaaacaaaagttttaaGGCTACACAAACCTTTAATTCTTTGGTATTCAACTTGATGCGCGATTTGACCTGAGTGGTCAGCGCCGTCTGCAGTTCTCTTCGTCGCTTCTCCAGCTTCTCGTGCAGCGTACTCATCAGGTCCTGCGCCTCACGGTCCAGCGATAAGTACGGACCGGTTTTACTGATTTGGGCGGAAAAAGGTCCGAAGCAAGCCTCGACAAACTGGAGGAAGTCCTGCTGCGGCTGTAGGACCACTCGCTCTGTGGCATGCTGGTAGGCCTGCAGCTCGTCCAGTTCCATCTTAGCCTCTAGAGCAGCCAAAGCCTGCTCTGGTCGGATGATGAAGTAATAGTCCAGTGCCAATCCGGGTCCGGCGATTCGTTTTACAGCGATGCTATCCGAGGCCGGCACACGTCCACACTTCTTTATGAACAAATGGTAGGTGAGCGAGTCCCAGACCAGGCGAAGGGAATATCGAACGACTCCAACTAAATGATGGAAACGTTAATATATAAATTCGTACATTTCAAGCACTAACGAACCTATAAAAACAACTCCCGCTGCCAGGGGACAGATAACCGTGGCCATTAGAATTGCCGCCACCGGCTGCAGCACACCCTGAATCATAAGATTCCACACTATGGCTTCCAGCAGAATGCAGTAACGATTTTTCGTATTATCAGGCGCATCCAAGTCATATATGAGGATCATGTAGATGTGGAGTAGTAGTACAAATACGGGAATCCATAGGGGTGCAGTCACAGCCAGACCAATGCTTAGAAAACTGGCGGCCAGGCAGATAAGTGGAAATGCGAATAATATGACAATCGTGCCCAGGAATCCTTTCACAAAATAGTTCCAAGTTCGATTTAGATTTCGTGTCAGTCCCTTGCCAATAAAGCCTTAAAAGAGTAAGATAGAATAgtaattaaaaactaaatatgTAACTATATTAAAACTAAGCAGAATCAAAAAAGATTCAACTTGAAACTTACCCGTGTCCGGTTCCGTCTCAAAGTGCGTCCGTGATTTTGATATATGACGCCACAGTTCGATAAGACGTGAGGCCAGCGTCTGCGTGATACTTGTCTTCCTCGGGAACAGTGTGCCGTTGATCTGCGATAGCTCCAGATCGGGCATAAAAGGCTTCACGCAGCAGAGAGCGCGCAATCCCAGAGGACTGCACCAGGGTACAAGTATACCCAGCAGGAACATCATGTTCCAGGACCAGCACCAAATCCGCTGGATCATGTTTAATAGACGCCAAAAAGGCCAGCGGGTGCTTGTTGTGCGGATAATCTCCTTTTCCACCAGAAACACCGGCTGGCTAGGATCCGAGCGGGGGGTGACAATACTGGTGGCATGCTGGCTGATTACAGTAGGAATTACGTCCGACTGGCCCTGAAAGTTGCGACGGATGATCCACGACTGGGGCGACCAGATGCGGCACGCCCACTGAAAGCTTCGGGTGGGAGTCTTGGCGTTCTTCAGCTCCTTAAGCAGCACTGGCTCCCGCTCCTTCATGAAGGCCAGGTCCCGGGACAGGAAGTAGGCCGTCTGATGTAGGTTGTGCTGCGTGCACATTTTCAGCGCCTCCTCGTGGGCCGACCAGGCGCTCTTATGAAGACGGTTCTCCTCGGCGTGGCGTAGCTTGGAGCGCAACCAGGGGGCAACCCGCGACAGCACTGAATGGTCGTTG is from Drosophila suzukii chromosome 3, CBGP_Dsuzu_IsoJpt1.0, whole genome shotgun sequence and encodes:
- the LOC108016274 gene encoding uncharacterized protein isoform X2, whose protein sequence is MPMSLQAASVPAPAAVPATLSVSASGTQMLRPQTLAGPEREPIEFNINLVGAPPEVEQLVEQIKSVAEQFLYHWKSFPIVLPQALASSGLNLTARNATNSVSSRKTRPINLRDLFIAPPFDELDAVASDGSGEPRRLTSAQLKTLRETGLQKDKYGKPKKLTLEQLETIRKNGEFDVPSIHFPGQVHKWRLSQLLQKGKLRAQDSFLSDLALAARFVVVTARARIFSHFFSVVQAMHGLLGSFTKLADMFIGVPALLAHNLDYKIKEERCRFLIAELVCRPEFEDCLDGLCSYVRKMLRRATMEKFDFNSCEVSQPVPYLFLTPKGQEIDLRLFCRDIMRKALPILIGILERETRGWFLHFRERLIAELRAKKLNDKEIEEEVNEAVMKEYLQRVYSSIVSNAKLAELGAGVPELLVQQAQSVVIMYKAVDKVEQNIKRTREDHKKCLANDHSVLSRVAPWLRSKLRHAEENRLHKSAWSAHEEALKMCTQHNLHQTAYFLSRDLAFMKEREPVLLKELKNAKTPTRSFQWACRIWSPQSWIIRRNFQGQSDVIPTVISQHATSIVTPRSDPSQPVFLVEKEIIRTTSTRWPFWRLLNMIQRIWCWSWNMMFLLGILVPWCSPLGLRALCCVKPFMPDLELSQINGTLFPRKTSITQTLASRLIELWRHISKSRTHFETEPDTGFIGKGLTRNLNRTWNYFVKGFLGTIVILFAFPLICLAASFLSIGLAVTAPLWIPVFVLLLHIYMILIYDLDAPDNTKNRYCILLEAIVWNLMIQGVLQPVAAILMATVICPLAAGVVFIVGVVRYSLRLVWDSLTYHLFIKKCGRVPASDSIAVKRIAGPGLALDYYFIIRPEQALAALEAKMELDELQAYQHATERVVLQPQQDFLQFVEACFGPFSAQISKTGPYLSLDREAQDLMSTLHEKLEKRRRELQTALTTQVKSRIKLNTKELKIAIQLAAHILEKYYPSHVIGRLSISEEEFWDNKGLTVNDWPGLAGLIYTDIFSLDFLTPLTEHDTHFKLEPHASLDLMRYTEMVKNANDVIGSKGLDLLGNVYAPRGNVQVHLPFLEVTAFNPRSRITLTFRKPEKRDMSVGLTTPRVRAHRAQHVPKTPQDAQKVWRPWKQKCGEKSVTEKLLIPLPVPHPVHIAIAIYNRDTEQPIPLDSELVWEILKSIEDCQGGDAMAVARYRGAVIESSNDSLASSSSIGSTRDSGSGSVSGSALGNGTETLPCGNREVCTQVKVDAEPAASSSGFHWTLSNWGAAQTARRRTNSNVRVDLASPEDISLDTDSSRAVFNNAYGTTV
- the LOC108016274 gene encoding uncharacterized protein isoform X3, with product MPMSLQAASVPAPAAVPATLSVSASGTQMLRPQTLAGPEREPIEFNINLVGAPPEVEQLVEQIKSVAEQFLYHWKSFPIVLPQALASSGLNLTARNATNSVSSRKTRPINLRDLFIAPPFDELDAVASDGSGEPRRLTSAQLKTLRETGEFDVPSIHFPGQVHKWRLSQLLQKGKLRAQDSFLSDLALAARFVVVTARARIFSHFFSVVQAMHGLLGSFTKLADMFIGVPALLAHNLDYKIKEERCRFLIAELVCRPEFEDCLDGLCSYVRKMLRRATMEKFDFNSCEVSQPVPYLFLTPKGQEIDLRLFCRDIMRKALPILIGILERETRGWFLHFRERLIAELRAKKLNDKEIEEEVNEAVMKEYLQRVYSSIVSNAKLAELGAGVPELLVQQAQSVVIMYKAVDKVEQNIKRTREDHKKCLANDHSVLSRVAPWLRSKLRHAEENRLHKSAWSAHEEALKMCTQHNLHQTAYFLSRDLAFMKEREPVLLKELKNAKTPTRSFQWACRIWSPQSWIIRRNFQGQSDVIPTVISQHATSIVTPRSDPSQPVFLVEKEIIRTTSTRWPFWRLLNMIQRIWCWSWNMMFLLGILVPWCSPLGLRALCCVKPFMPDLELSQINGTLFPRKTSITQTLASRLIELWRHISKSRTHFETEPDTGFIGKGLTRNLNRTWNYFVKGFLGTIVILFAFPLICLAASFLSIGLAVTAPLWIPVFVLLLHIYMILIYDLDAPDNTKNRYCILLEAIVWNLMIQGVLQPVAAILMATVICPLAAGVVFIVGVVRYSLRLVWDSLTYHLFIKKCGRVPASDSIAVKRIAGPGLALDYYFIIRPEQALAALEAKMELDELQAYQHATERVVLQPQQDFLQFVEACFGPFSAQISKTGPYLSLDREAQDLMSTLHEKLEKRRRELQTALTTQVKSRIKLNTKELKIAIQLAAHILEKYYPSHVIGRLSISEEEFWDNKGLTVNDWPGLAGLIYTDIFSLDFLTPLTEHDTHFKLEPHASLDLMRYTEMVKNANDVIGSKGLDLLGNVYAPRGNVQVHLPFLEVTAFNPRSRITLTFRKPEKRDMSVGLTTPRVRAHRAQHVPKTPQDAQKVWRPWKQKCGEKSVTEKLLIPLPVPHPVHIAIAIYNRDTEQPIPLDSELVWEILKSIEDCQGGDAMAVQAVARYRGAVIESSNDSLASSSSIGSTRDSGSGSVSGSALGNGTETLPCGNREVCTQVKVDAEPAASSSGFHWTLSNWGAAQTARRRTNSNVRVDLASPEDISLDTDSSRAVFNNAYGTTV
- the LOC108016274 gene encoding uncharacterized protein isoform X1 — translated: MPMSLQAASVPAPAAVPATLSVSASGTQMLRPQTLAGPEREPIEFNINLVGAPPEVEQLVEQIKSVAEQFLYHWKSFPIVLPQALASSGLNLTARNATNSVSSRKTRPINLRDLFIAPPFDELDAVASDGSGEPRRLTSAQLKTLRETGLQKDKYGKPKKLTLEQLETIRKNGEFDVPSIHFPGQVHKWRLSQLLQKGKLRAQDSFLSDLALAARFVVVTARARIFSHFFSVVQAMHGLLGSFTKLADMFIGVPALLAHNLDYKIKEERCRFLIAELVCRPEFEDCLDGLCSYVRKMLRRATMEKFDFNSCEVSQPVPYLFLTPKGQEIDLRLFCRDIMRKALPILIGILERETRGWFLHFRERLIAELRAKKLNDKEIEEEVNEAVMKEYLQRVYSSIVSNAKLAELGAGVPELLVQQAQSVVIMYKAVDKVEQNIKRTREDHKKCLANDHSVLSRVAPWLRSKLRHAEENRLHKSAWSAHEEALKMCTQHNLHQTAYFLSRDLAFMKEREPVLLKELKNAKTPTRSFQWACRIWSPQSWIIRRNFQGQSDVIPTVISQHATSIVTPRSDPSQPVFLVEKEIIRTTSTRWPFWRLLNMIQRIWCWSWNMMFLLGILVPWCSPLGLRALCCVKPFMPDLELSQINGTLFPRKTSITQTLASRLIELWRHISKSRTHFETEPDTGFIGKGLTRNLNRTWNYFVKGFLGTIVILFAFPLICLAASFLSIGLAVTAPLWIPVFVLLLHIYMILIYDLDAPDNTKNRYCILLEAIVWNLMIQGVLQPVAAILMATVICPLAAGVVFIVGVVRYSLRLVWDSLTYHLFIKKCGRVPASDSIAVKRIAGPGLALDYYFIIRPEQALAALEAKMELDELQAYQHATERVVLQPQQDFLQFVEACFGPFSAQISKTGPYLSLDREAQDLMSTLHEKLEKRRRELQTALTTQVKSRIKLNTKELKIAIQLAAHILEKYYPSHVIGRLSISEEEFWDNKGLTVNDWPGLAGLIYTDIFSLDFLTPLTEHDTHFKLEPHASLDLMRYTEMVKNANDVIGSKGLDLLGNVYAPRGNVQVHLPFLEVTAFNPRSRITLTFRKPEKRDMSVGLTTPRVRAHRAQHVPKTPQDAQKVWRPWKQKCGEKSVTEKLLIPLPVPHPVHIAIAIYNRDTEQPIPLDSELVWEILKSIEDCQGGDAMAVQAVARYRGAVIESSNDSLASSSSIGSTRDSGSGSVSGSALGNGTETLPCGNREVCTQVKVDAEPAASSSGFHWTLSNWGAAQTARRRTNSNVRVDLASPEDISLDTDSSRAVFNNAYGTTV